One part of the Esox lucius isolate fEsoLuc1 chromosome 10, fEsoLuc1.pri, whole genome shotgun sequence genome encodes these proteins:
- the LOC105030114 gene encoding heterogeneous nuclear ribonucleoprotein R isoform X2, with product MAATEVNGSSALVKEDEEPMEVTPEGERTENYQTLIDAGLPQKVAESLDNIFSTGLVAYVDLDERAIDALREFNEEGALSVLSQFKESDLSHVQNKSAFLCGVMKTYRQREKQGSKVQESTKGPDESKIKTLLERTGYTLDVTTGQRKYGGPPPEEVYTGPQPGIGTEVFVGKIPRDLYEDELVPLFEKAGPIWDLRLMMDPLSGQNRGYAFITFCGKDAAAEAVKLCDNYEIRSGKYLGVCISVANNRLFVGSIPKNKTRESILEDFGKVTEGLQEVILYHQPDDKKKNRGFCFLEYEDHKSAAQARRRLMSGKVKVWGNPVTVEWADPVAEPDPDVMAKVKVLFVRKLATPVTEELLEKTFSAFGKLERVKKLKDYAFVHFEDRDAAVKAMAEMNGKELGGEEIEIVLAKPPDKKRKERQAQRQTTRTPGYDDYYYYPPPRMPPPSRGGRSRGGRGGGGYAAYPPDYYSYEDYYDDYYGYDYHDYRGGYEDPYYGYEDAYSTRSRGSRPSRGGPPPPRARGAPPARGRGGYTQRGPPIGGPRGGRGGGRGGPFQPQRGRGTRGARGNRGGNVGGKRKADVFNQPDSKRRQTNQQNWGSQPIAQQPLQQGADYSGGEARAASLE from the exons ATGGCCGCCACCGAGGTGAACGGTAGTTCTGCCCTGGTGAAAGAAGACGAAGAGCCTATGGAAGTCACCCCTGAAGGCGAGCGCACAGAAAACTACCAGACACTCATCGATGCTGGACTGCCGCAGAAAGTGGCAGAGAGTCTCGACAACATATTCTCAACTG GGTTGGTGGCATATGTTGACCTGGATGAGAGAGCCATTGATGCTTTGCGTGAGTTCAATGAAGAGGGAGCGCTTTCTGTACTGTCACAGTTCAAAGAAAGTGACCTCTCCCATGTGCAG AACAAAAGCGCTTTCCTTTGTGGGGTCATGAAGACGTATAGACAGCGGGAAAAGCAGGGAAGCAAAGTGCAAGAGTCCACCAAAGGGCCAGACGAATCCAAAATCAAG ACTCTGTTGGAGCGGACAGGATACACCCTGGACGTAACTactggacagaggaaatatgGGGGGCCCCCACCTGAGGAGGTGTATACAGGACCGCAGCCCGGAATTGGAACAGAG GTGTTTGTGGGAAAGATCCCAAGAGACCTGTATGAAGATGAGCTGGTACCACTGTTTGAGAAAGCGGGCCCAATCTGGGACCTCAGGCTAATGATGGACCCACTCTCGGGCCAAAACCGGGGCTATGCCTTCATCACCTTCTGTGGGAAGGATGCAGCAGCTGAGGCGGTGAAACTT TGTGACAACTATGAAATCCGATCTGGGAAATACCTTGGCGTGTGCATATCTGTAGCAAACAACCGTCTGTTTGTCGGATCAATCCCAAAGAACAAGACCAGAGAGAGCATATTGGAGGATTTCGGCAAAGTCACTG AGGGGCTTCAGGAGGTGATCCTCTATCATCAGCCGGATGACAAGAAGAAGAACCGCGGCTTCTGTTTTCTGGAGTACGAGGACCACAAGTCTGCAGCCCAGGCCCGCCGCCGCCTCATGAGTGGCAAGGTGAAGGTGTGGGGGAACCCGGTCACGGTGGAGTGGGCGGACCCGGTTGCAGAGCCTGACCCGGACGTCATGGCCAAG GTGAAGGTCCTGTTTGTTAGGAAGCTAGCCACCCCAGTCACAGAGGAGCTCCTGGAGAAGACCTTCTCTGCGTTTGGCAAGCTGGAGCGAGTGAAGAAGCTCAAAGACTACGCCTTTGTCCACTTTGAGGACAGGGATGCCGCTGTAAAG GCAATGGCAGAAATGAACGGGAAGGaactgggaggagaggagattgAGATTGTCCTGGCCAAGCCGCCAGACAAGAAGAGGAAAGAGCGCCAGGCTCAGCGCCAAACCACCAGAACCCCAGG GTACGATGACTATTACTACTACCCACCACCGCGCATGCCCCCACCCAGCCGCGGGGGCAGGAGCCGTGGCGGCCGAGGGGGCGGTGGCTATGCTGCCTACCCCCCGGACTACTACAGCTACGAGGACTACTACGATGACTACTACGGCTACGACTATCACGACTACCGCGGGGGCTACGAAGACCCCTACTACGGCTACGAGGACGCCTACAGCACAAGGAGCCGCGGAAGCCGGCCCAGCAGGGGGGGTCCGCCCCCGCCCAGGGCCCGCGGGGCCCCGCCCGCACGGGGTCGTGGGGGCTATACCCAGAGGGGGCCGCCCATCGGAGGACCCCGGGGCGGTCGGGGAGGGGGCCGCGGAGGACCCTTCCAGCCACAGAGGGGCCGCGGTACCCGGGGAGCCAGGGGGAACCGCGGGGGCAATGTGGGGGGGAAGAGGAAGGCGGACGTCTTCAACCAGCCCGACTCCAAGCGCCGGCAGACCAACCAGCAGAACTGGGGGTCCCAGCCCATCGCCCAGCAGCCCCTGCAGCAAGGGGCCGACTATTCCG GTGGTGAAGCGAGAGCGGCATCGCTTGAGTGA
- the LOC105030114 gene encoding heterogeneous nuclear ribonucleoprotein R isoform X1, whose amino-acid sequence MAATEVNGSSALVKEDEEPMEVTPEGERTENYQTLIDAGLPQKVAESLDNIFSTGLVAYVDLDERAIDALREFNEEGALSVLSQFKESDLSHVQNKSAFLCGVMKTYRQREKQGSKVQESTKGPDESKIKTLLERTGYTLDVTTGQRKYGGPPPEEVYTGPQPGIGTEVFVGKIPRDLYEDELVPLFEKAGPIWDLRLMMDPLSGQNRGYAFITFCGKDAAAEAVKLCDNYEIRSGKYLGVCISVANNRLFVGSIPKNKTRESILEDFGKVTEGLQEVILYHQPDDKKKNRGFCFLEYEDHKSAAQARRRLMSGKVKVWGNPVTVEWADPVAEPDPDVMAKVKVLFVRKLATPVTEELLEKTFSAFGKLERVKKLKDYAFVHFEDRDAAVKAMAEMNGKELGGEEIEIVLAKPPDKKRKERQAQRQTTRTPGYDDYYYYPPPRMPPPSRGGRSRGGRGGGGYAAYPPDYYSYEDYYDDYYGYDYHDYRGGYEDPYYGYEDAYSTRSRGSRPSRGGPPPPRARGAPPARGRGGYTQRGPPIGGPRGGRGGGRGGPFQPQRGRGTRGARGNRGGNVGGKRKADVFNQPDSKRRQTNQQNWGSQPIAQQPLQQGADYSGNYGYGNDSLEFSQDSYGQQWK is encoded by the exons ATGGCCGCCACCGAGGTGAACGGTAGTTCTGCCCTGGTGAAAGAAGACGAAGAGCCTATGGAAGTCACCCCTGAAGGCGAGCGCACAGAAAACTACCAGACACTCATCGATGCTGGACTGCCGCAGAAAGTGGCAGAGAGTCTCGACAACATATTCTCAACTG GGTTGGTGGCATATGTTGACCTGGATGAGAGAGCCATTGATGCTTTGCGTGAGTTCAATGAAGAGGGAGCGCTTTCTGTACTGTCACAGTTCAAAGAAAGTGACCTCTCCCATGTGCAG AACAAAAGCGCTTTCCTTTGTGGGGTCATGAAGACGTATAGACAGCGGGAAAAGCAGGGAAGCAAAGTGCAAGAGTCCACCAAAGGGCCAGACGAATCCAAAATCAAG ACTCTGTTGGAGCGGACAGGATACACCCTGGACGTAACTactggacagaggaaatatgGGGGGCCCCCACCTGAGGAGGTGTATACAGGACCGCAGCCCGGAATTGGAACAGAG GTGTTTGTGGGAAAGATCCCAAGAGACCTGTATGAAGATGAGCTGGTACCACTGTTTGAGAAAGCGGGCCCAATCTGGGACCTCAGGCTAATGATGGACCCACTCTCGGGCCAAAACCGGGGCTATGCCTTCATCACCTTCTGTGGGAAGGATGCAGCAGCTGAGGCGGTGAAACTT TGTGACAACTATGAAATCCGATCTGGGAAATACCTTGGCGTGTGCATATCTGTAGCAAACAACCGTCTGTTTGTCGGATCAATCCCAAAGAACAAGACCAGAGAGAGCATATTGGAGGATTTCGGCAAAGTCACTG AGGGGCTTCAGGAGGTGATCCTCTATCATCAGCCGGATGACAAGAAGAAGAACCGCGGCTTCTGTTTTCTGGAGTACGAGGACCACAAGTCTGCAGCCCAGGCCCGCCGCCGCCTCATGAGTGGCAAGGTGAAGGTGTGGGGGAACCCGGTCACGGTGGAGTGGGCGGACCCGGTTGCAGAGCCTGACCCGGACGTCATGGCCAAG GTGAAGGTCCTGTTTGTTAGGAAGCTAGCCACCCCAGTCACAGAGGAGCTCCTGGAGAAGACCTTCTCTGCGTTTGGCAAGCTGGAGCGAGTGAAGAAGCTCAAAGACTACGCCTTTGTCCACTTTGAGGACAGGGATGCCGCTGTAAAG GCAATGGCAGAAATGAACGGGAAGGaactgggaggagaggagattgAGATTGTCCTGGCCAAGCCGCCAGACAAGAAGAGGAAAGAGCGCCAGGCTCAGCGCCAAACCACCAGAACCCCAGG GTACGATGACTATTACTACTACCCACCACCGCGCATGCCCCCACCCAGCCGCGGGGGCAGGAGCCGTGGCGGCCGAGGGGGCGGTGGCTATGCTGCCTACCCCCCGGACTACTACAGCTACGAGGACTACTACGATGACTACTACGGCTACGACTATCACGACTACCGCGGGGGCTACGAAGACCCCTACTACGGCTACGAGGACGCCTACAGCACAAGGAGCCGCGGAAGCCGGCCCAGCAGGGGGGGTCCGCCCCCGCCCAGGGCCCGCGGGGCCCCGCCCGCACGGGGTCGTGGGGGCTATACCCAGAGGGGGCCGCCCATCGGAGGACCCCGGGGCGGTCGGGGAGGGGGCCGCGGAGGACCCTTCCAGCCACAGAGGGGCCGCGGTACCCGGGGAGCCAGGGGGAACCGCGGGGGCAATGTGGGGGGGAAGAGGAAGGCGGACGTCTTCAACCAGCCCGACTCCAAGCGCCGGCAGACCAACCAGCAGAACTGGGGGTCCCAGCCCATCGCCCAGCAGCCCCTGCAGCAAGGGGCCGACTATTCCGGTAACTATGGTTACGGTAATGACAGCCTGGAGTTTTCACAGGATTCTTATGGGCAGCAGTGGAAGTAG
- the atp5if1a gene encoding ATPase inhibitor A, mitochondrial encodes MARLLLRSNFRGFYANQFRMASDQLGELGKGAGKGGGGGGTVREAGGAFGKREAAEEEYYFRQKEKEQLAALRKHHEEEIEHSKKEIERLQREIDRHKGKIKKLKHDD; translated from the exons ATGGCGAGGCTGCTATTGAGATCCAACTTTAGGGGCTTCTATGCCAACCAGTTTAGGATGGCATCCGACCAG TTGGGTGAGCTGGGCAAAGGAGCTGGaaagggagggggtggaggaggtaCAGTAAGGGAGGCTGGTGGTGCCTTTGGAAAGAGGGAGGCTGCAGAGGAGGAATATTATTTTAG GCAAAAGGAGAAAGAGCAGTTGGCTGCCCTACGGAAGCACCACGAAGAGGAGATTGAACACAGCAAGAAAGAGATTGAGCGCTTGCAGCGTGAGATTGACCGTCACAAGGGCAAAATCAAGAAGCTGAAACATGATGACTGA